The Rickettsiales bacterium DNA window TTGGATATTTTGCTTTACGGTGATGAAGTGCTGGAGAGCGAATCTTTGACGGTTCCACATGCGCAGATGCTTGAGCGGGGTTTTGTCATGCGCCCGCTTAAAGAGATTGCGTCGGATTGGGTGCATCCCGTTATGGGAAAGCCATTGAGCCAAATTCTAAAGACTAAGATTATCGGCATCGTGAATGTGACGCCGGATTCTTTTTCGGATGCAGGCACGGTATTTGACCCGCAAGCCGCGATTACGCATGCGAGGCAGCTGCTTGCCGAGGGTGCGGATATTTTGGATATTGGTGCAGAATCGACTCGCCCGAATGCGGAGGCTATTTCGCCAACGCAAGAGTGGCAGCGTTTGGAACTTGTCTTAACGACGTTAAAGGGCGAAGCCACTATCAGTGTGGATACGCGCCATGCAGAAACGGCGGCTAAAGCGTTCGCGCTGGGGGTGGAAATGATCAATGATGTCTCTGCCGCCAGCAATGAAGCCTTGATTGAGGAAGTAGCGAAACAGCCAGCCGCTTCTTATGTATTGATGCACTCACTTTCTGTTCCTGCAGATCCAAGCAGGGTTGTGGCGGATGATTTAGATGTGGTGGCAGAAGTTTTGACTTTCGCCCAACAAAAAATCGCGTGGCTGCAAACAAAGGGTGTTGCCAAAAACCGTATCATTTTTGATGTCGGCATTGGTTTCGGCAAAACGGCGCAGCAATCGCTCGAACTTATCAACCGCATTGCAGAGTTTAAGGTTTTGGGTGTGCCGCTTTATGTTGGTCATTCGCGCAAATCTTTTATGACGTTATTTACCGATGTTCCAGCCCGCGAGCGTGATGAGTTGACGCTTAAATATTCCAAACAACTCGCGACAAGCGGTGTAGAGTATCTGCGCGTACATAATGTAGGAATTCATCATGGCATTTGACCCAGATCCAGAACTTGCAGCACTGCTAGAGCAGCTACCGAATCCGCATCTAAAGGTGATTGATCCCGGGTTGGAGCGGACGGAAGCTTTGCTCGCGGCGTTGGATAATCCGCATCATAAGCTACCCCCCGTGATTCATATTGCCGGCACGAATGGCAAAGGCTCAACGCTTGCGCTGATGCAGGCTATGTTAGAAGCGGCCGGCAAGCGCGTGCATAAATATACCTCGCCGCATTTGGTGAGTTTTTGCGAGCGTATTGTGCTGGCCGGACAGCCGATTACCAAAGCGCAATTAATGCCGATACTTAAGCGCATTCAAGATCTGCAGAATGAATGTCCCAGCACGTTCTTTGAGGCGACGACGGTGGCGGCTTTGGTCGCTTTCTCAGAAACACCGGCCGATGTCGTTTTGCTTGAAACAGGCCTCGGTGGGCGGTTGGATTCCACTAATATTTTGGAGCAACCTTTAGCCGCTATCATCACGCCCATCGGATTGGATCATCAGGATTATCTCGGCAATACGCTTGCGGAGATTGCCGGTGAGAAGGCGGGTATTTTACGCGCCAGCGTGCCGGCTTTTATCGCAAACCAAGAGTTGGAAGCTCTTGCAGCCATTACGGCGAAGTCAGCGGATTTCCATCTGGCTGGTGAGGCGTGGAGTTATGAGATCATCAGCGGCGAGCGGTGGGAGTTTATTCAAGGCGATGAGCGTTGGAAAATGCCGATGCCACGCTTAGAGGGCGAGCATCAGGTGGGCAATGCGGCCTTGGCTATCGCGTGTTTGCGGCACACGCACCCTGAAATCACACCATGTCAAATGGCCGAAGGACTGCAGGCG harbors:
- a CDS encoding bifunctional folylpolyglutamate synthase/dihydrofolate synthase; this translates as MAFDPDPELAALLEQLPNPHLKVIDPGLERTEALLAALDNPHHKLPPVIHIAGTNGKGSTLALMQAMLEAAGKRVHKYTSPHLVSFCERIVLAGQPITKAQLMPILKRIQDLQNECPSTFFEATTVAALVAFSETPADVVLLETGLGGRLDSTNILEQPLAAIITPIGLDHQDYLGNTLAEIAGEKAGILRASVPAFIANQELEALAAITAKSADFHLAGEAWSYEIISGERWEFIQGDERWKMPMPRLEGEHQVGNAALAIACLRHTHPEITPCQMAEGLQAAQWPARLQRITHPNVPAALPLYLDGAHNAMAGRELAKWAEKLPHKPVLVLAMKFDKDAAAFIEIWQNKAERIIATIIPDETEYVAPELLCEICQEFDIKCEIENDASVALTMAASHKRPIIICGSLYLAGAILAKN
- the folP gene encoding dihydropteroate synthase, whose translation is MVKVAIGLGSNLGDRDANLQRATVLMQRFIRDIVVSSYYEAPALLADGAPKEWDIPFINAALTGKTELTSQALLQKLQQIEQELGREKLGLWSPRSIDLDILLYGDEVLESESLTVPHAQMLERGFVMRPLKEIASDWVHPVMGKPLSQILKTKIIGIVNVTPDSFSDAGTVFDPQAAITHARQLLAEGADILDIGAESTRPNAEAISPTQEWQRLELVLTTLKGEATISVDTRHAETAAKAFALGVEMINDVSAASNEALIEEVAKQPAASYVLMHSLSVPADPSRVVADDLDVVAEVLTFAQQKIAWLQTKGVAKNRIIFDVGIGFGKTAQQSLELINRIAEFKVLGVPLYVGHSRKSFMTLFTDVPARERDELTLKYSKQLATSGVEYLRVHNVGIHHGI